AAAATACATTTTGTAATTACTACAAATTACCATATGAAATATTTTTTACAAACTCTTGACACTATGTACATAAAAATTATGTTTGAAAAAATTTATTCAATTTATTATAATAAAAATGAAGAACATATTTTCTTTTGTTGCCAAAAATTATGCTTTGTAAAAAATATTCAGGCAAACTATTTTGATAGTGGAGAGGCAAAATGAGTGCAAATGAAATCTATGAATTCAGAGATCCAGTTCATGGTTTTATTCAGGTTAATGATTTAGAGCTGAAAATCATAGATTCCTATCCATTTCAGAGATTAAGAAATATAAAACAACTGGCATTTTCCCATTACGTCTATCATGGAGCAGAACATTCAAGATTTGGACATTCATTGGGCGTTATGCATCTTGTTACAAAAGCTTTCAGGACAGTTGTTGAGAAGACAAATATTTTTGATATTCCTCGAAAAGAATGGTATACTCAGATATTGAGACTTATAGCTTTAATTCATGATATCGGACATGCTCCCTTTTCCCACGCTACAGAAGAGCTTTTTCCGGATGATTTGAAACATGAAGATTACAGTTGCATGATAGCAACTCAAACAGAGATAAAAGATTACATTTATGAAATTGGAGAGAGATTAAAAAAACTCTACGGTGAAGACTATGATATTACTCCTGAGCTGATTTGTTCTATATACAAAGGTGAAAATATAGAAAATCCTGATTTCATGTTTTTAAGAAAGTTTATGGACAGTGAATTAGACTGTGACAAGATGGATTATCTTTTACGAGATTCGCTTTACTGTGGTGTAAGCTATGGAAAATTTGATCTGGAGAGGTTAATAAATACTCTTACCATTTGGAAGAATGATGAAGGCATACTTCATCTTGCTGTTGAAAAAGGCGGAATGCACGCTTTTGAAGAATTTGTTTTAGCACGATATTTTATGTTTACACAGGTTTACTTTCACAAAACCCGAAGGTTCTTGGATAATATGCTTTTCTCTTTTTTGAAGTCTACTTTGAAAGAGGGTAAATATCCCAGAGATATTAATGAATTTTTACAATATGACGATGTAACAATCAGTAAACTTATCAGAGAAAAGAGCAAGGAAAATGAATGTGCAGAAAGACTTTTAAAGAGAAAGATAATGAGCTGTATTTATGAAACACCACCACATGCTAACAAAGATCAAGAATCTATCTATAACATTGTCAAAAACGAACTCAAACAAAAAGTTGGCGAAGAGAACTTGCTTTTTGATTCAGCAGACAAAATGATTCATCAGATACCTGTAAAATATGAACTTGATAGCGAAAAAGCAATCCCTATAATAGACGAGAAAAACAGAGAAGTGATGTCTATAAGCATTGCTTCAGAGGTTATAAAAAAGATGACTGAACCAATAAATATAAAAAGGATATATGTTACTGAGGATAAAAGAAAAGAGGCAGAAAAGATAGTAAATGGAATATTTAACAAAATGAAACATTAAAATTAGGAAGACAAGGGGGTAGCTACCTCATGAAAGAAAATAAAGACCTGATATTGTGGTATTTGATAAAAGAGTTAACTGACCATTGCTCATGTACCGGCAACAAGGTTGGTAAGAAATTTTTGCAAAAAGTGGTTTATTTGTTGCAGAGAAAGGGCTTAAACCTCAACTATAATTTTTCAATCCACTATTATGGACCGTACAGTAGCCAGTTAGAATATGATATACACAGATTAGAAATGAATGGTTTGGTAAAGATTGATCCAAAAGATGGATATACTCATGAAATAATTCCTGTAGAACTATCTAATGATGAAAAATACTTTAGCAATATTATAGAAACAATAGAATCAAAAGAGATTAAAGATTTAATAAAAAACTTGTCGAGCTTTAACGCTTATGAATTGGAATTAGTTGCAACAGTGGACTATGTGATAAATCAACTAAAAATTCAGGGTATGAATGAACTAAATAAAAGAGAAATTATAGAAAAAGTGAAAAGGTTAAAAGGAAGTAAATATACTGAGGAAAAAATAGGTGAAGTCATTAAGTTTTTGGAAGACAATGGTTTTGTAAAAATAGAAGTTTAAACAGATGAAGAGAATAAATTAAAAGGGATGCTTTTCAACCTTGTTCAATAGCTTGTTTTTATATATGCTCAATTTTTTCTGGTTTTTTATAACCAAGGGTGGGTATTTAATTTAGTCCGCCTTTTTTGTTTGGTTTCATTGTCAATCAGCTGGATAGATATACTTGAATGTCTATCTTTTTTATGCTTTATCAGAGGTAACCTTTGATTTAAAAGAAAAAATTGAAGGTAAAGATAAATTAAAGGGACTTGCCTCAATTTTTTGGCACAGTCCCTTGTTTTGTAATTATCTTATCACACAAAATATTTCATCAACATCCAAAATAAGATTGTCAAATACCTTTATTCTCATACCTTTCCTGTATTTATTAATAGAGCAGTACCTACCATTGATGTTATTACCGTAAACTTCAATGCACTCATTTGAAATATCAACTATCCAGTATTCAGGTACTTGAAATTTCTCATAAACAGAAAGTTTGATTGTTCTGTCACGGTGCTCTGTAGAATATGATAGTATTTCAACAACCAAGCGGGGAATTCCCCTGTATTTGGGTCCATGAAAAAGTTTGGTGTTGCAGCATATCATTACATCTGGCTGAAATTCATAAATTTCATTTTGATTTTCAAACACAACAGCAACATCGCTTGTAAAAACTTCGCACATGCCACCAAATCCCAGGTGATTTATAAAAGCCATTGCGATTTTGTTCTTTACCCTATCATGGTTTGGATGAGCAGGGGCCATAGAAAAGATAAAGCCATTGTCATATTCAATTTTAAATCGGGTTTCCTCTTTTTGGAGAGTCAAAAATTCTTCGTAGGTGTAATACTCATATTTGTTGGGAAAGCTTGTTTCCAATTTACAACCACCCTTGTTCACAATACAAACTTTTCTCTGCAATAATTATACCACAAACTTTTGACTCATTACAGAAGAAGTAACAGAAAACCTCAAATTTTTAGAGCAGTGAAAAAGTCAAATAAGTGTTGAAAAATATGAAAATTATCTTTTTGCTCTGGATAAAAAATTGCTAAACAATTTCCAATAAAGGTGATATAATATTCTCAATAGATTATTTTATAATTTTTCAAACCAATTTTATAAGGAGAGAAAAAAGAGATGCGCAAAGTATTGAAAAAATTAGCTATTTTTTTCATTTTAGTTTGCTTTACAATCAACATGGCTGCTTTTGCTGGCATAGCAGCAAACACCCAGGCTTATGAACAGGCAGCACAGGTGTTAAAACAAAAAGGTGTTATGACAGGAGATACAAAGGGGAATCTCAATCTTGACAGGCCTTTAAAAAGGTCAGAAATTGCAAAAATGATGATAATTCTTCTTGGCAAAAAGCCTCTGGCAGATTTTTATGCAAACCAGAAAAAATCATCATTCAAAGATGTTGCTTCTTCACACTGGGCGCTTGGCTACATAGAAGCTTGTAGAAATATAGGGCTTATAACAGGATATCCTGATGGAACATTTAAACCTGACCAGTATCTTAAAATGGAGGAGCTTACTGCAATTGTCATAAGATCGCTTGGTATAAAGGAAAACGAGCTGAAAGGGAAATATCCTTTAAACTACATCAGAAAAGCATATGATCTGGGCATTTATTCTGGCATAGAAGCAGAGATTGAAACAGGGAAGCTTGCAACACGCGGCCAGACAGCTGTGATTTTATACAATGCATTTTTGAACCAGTCCCTGAAAGAAGCAAAACCTGTTTCAATTGAAGCTATAGACAGTACAACCGTAAAAATCACATTCGACAGAGAACTAAAAACACTTGATAGGTCAAGTTTTGCATTTGACAGTGGCCTTTCTGTCCTGGATGTCAGATTTGCCGACTCAACAAAAAAGGTTGTTGAGATAAAGACTGCTACTCAGCAGGAAGGGAAAGAATACACATTTATTTATAAAGGACAAACAACTGCATTGAAATTTACATCAAAGGTGATTCCATTTGGTCTAAGTGAGGATATAAAGGCAGAAAACCTTAAAAAGATAGACATAAAATTCACAAAGGCAATTTCTCAAAGCCAGATTGATTCATTGCCAATCAAGGTATATGTCAACGACAAGGAAGATTCAACAGCAAAATTTGCAGTATCACAGGATTTCAGGACGGTAAGCATAGTCTTCCAAAACAAGCTAAATCAGGGTGACAGGGTTAGAATTGTAATTTCAAACCTCATGTCGGAAACCGGGCAGAGCTTTAGCGTCACAAAAGAGGTATCATGTATGGATACCATTCAGCCCAAAGTGGTTGATTTTAAGGTTATCAACAGCAAAAAATTTAAAGTCATATTCAATGAGCCGGTGGATAGCAGTTCAAATGGAAGTTTTAAGGTGTGTGATATAGCTTCTGCAGGTGCGACAATAAAGGTTGATGGAAACTACCTTTATGCTAAAGTGACACCGAAGTATGAAGAGAATGCAATCGAGATTGAAAACTACACACCGCTTTCAGATGGCAGCCACACAATAGAGATTTCTGATGCCAAAGATTTTGCAGGTTATAAAATGGTATATTATACAACCACATTTACAACAACTCTTGACAGAACAGCACCAAAGCATGTTGCTTTGAACTTGCTTGCAAATAATAGGCTGCAGCTTGTATTTGACGAGGAGATAAGGACAATTGATGGCAGCACTCCAACAGGAGAGTATGAAGTGTATCAGGCATCGGACAGCACAAACCATGCAATTGGTGCAAAGATAACCCTGCTCTCAGATGGGAAGACAGTTGACATTGCATTAAACCCTGCTTTAAAACTCGATGTCAGAGCGCTTGTATCTTTTGAGGTAAGGTACAGAAACGTCGAGGACTTACTTGGGAACAAAACTACAGAGTGGACTATAGTTTCCTCAAAAGCAAGTGATGATACAACAAAGCCTTCGGTGAAATCTGTTGAGGTTTTAGATGGAAATATCGTAAAGGTTACATTTTCAGAAAATGTCAATGCAAAGGACAGGGTATCTTCTTTCAAGCTTCTGTCCTCTGATGGACAAACAATTTTGGATCAAGTTGCAAAAAGTGTATCTCAATTAAAAGAAAATGACTATTCAACATATTTGGTTGAATTCAGCTCTCTTGAAAAAGTTAACGGTGGGTCATACATCTTAAAAATCAGTGGTATTGCAGATGTGTCTGTAAGGGAAAATGTAATGGATGACGCTGCTTTATCTTTTGATGCAAAGGATACACTGCCGCCGACAATCACAGCTGCAATTGCAAAGTATGACTCTGCTTCTGACAATGATAAAATAGACATCTTCTTCTCAGAGACAATGGATGTTGAGAAATTGAAAAACCTGAGCAATTACTTTATAGGAAATGGTACTGCAACAATACCTATCTCAAGCATCAGGGGTGCTAAAGTTGATTATATATCGCCTTCGGCAAACAGGGTGACAATTATTGTCCCGGGTGCTGACGACAGAACACCTGGAAAGTGGTCATCTGCTGGCGGTGTTGTTGACAGGCTTGCAGCACCTACTTTGACCGACACAGCAGGGAATTTCTTAGCCAATGCAACAATTGCAATGCCGTATTTGATTCTTGCCAACTTCAAAGGTGTATCACCGCAGGACATTGAGGTTTTGGCAATTGACAAAAACACAATCCAGATAAAGGCACTGAATGACTATATATTTGCATCGTTTGACCCGGCTTCGATAATGTTCAGAAATGCCCAGAGCACAACCAGCCTCAATGGCAATCCTGATAATGACAAAATTATAAGCCTTGGAATTGTAAGCTATGTAATTAGTCCTGATAAAAAGATGGTCACATTAAAAACAGCAGTTTCGCTAACATCAGATGCCAGAGCCGATACAAATGACACGGGCCAGGAACCCGAGGAGCTAAAGATCTATACAACAGGTTCAGGTATAAAAGACCAGTTTGATCAGGTACTAACTATTCCGCCTACCTTAGATGTGAACTTTTATCCGAATATAAAACTTAAAGACAGAATTTCATCGCAGCAGCTATCTATATCTGCTGGCACAGGTCAAAACTCTGATACCATAGTTGTTGCGTTTGATGAGCCCATCATGGCTTTGCCGGGGATAAACAGTACAATTCTGGCAGCAGGAATTGAGCTCAAAGACGGCAGCATAACCCTTTTGCCCGATACCGATTATACAGCCTATACACAAAACGGTGTGCTTTATATAAAAGTCAAAAAGCCAGGGATTGTTGACAGGTCAATTTCTGTTGAGATAAAAAGACCTGATTTGATTGTAGACTTAAATGGCAACCCGGCTGCTGCTTCAAAAGCTCAGGTTGTCGACCATGTGACAGAAAGAGTGGCACCTGATGTCTCAGCCGAGTTTTCCACAACTGATACAAGAAAGGTAAAGCTTACATTTTCAGAGCCAATGGACCCGGCAACACTTACTTCCCAGAACTTCTCCTGCGTTGCAGGCGGAAGTATAACAGGCTTTACAAAATCGCCGGATAACAGAGTGGTTGAAATAACATTTACAAACCCGCTGCCGCAGGGAAGCATAGTTAACATCTCACCAAATGTCAGGGACTTAGCAGGGAATTCTGTTTTAACGCAAGCTGTGAAGAAGTAAGCGAATTTGTGATATAATTGTATTTAGAAGAGTTTTTGCTTTATATCAAAGTGAGGTGTTTAAAATGATATTAGATGCCAGAGAAATAATTTCTGACATTGATAAATATATGAAAATTATAGAAAAAGAAGAAATAATACTACAAAAAGATGGCAGAAAAATTGCCAGAATTGTCCCGATAAAGAGAAAGAAGAAAAGATCAGACAATACAAAAGAAATTTTAAAAGCTATTAAAGAATTAACAGGAATTGCAAAGGAACTTAATATGGATGCAGATGCACTAAGAGAGGAGAGAATTTTAGGTAGTGATTAAGGTTGTTATTGATACAAACGTTGTTTTAGATTGGATATTAGGTAGAGAACCTTTTAAAGATACTGCTGAAAAAATGTTTGAAATTATAACACTAAGGGAAGATATAAAGGCATATGTGACTGCAAATAGTGTGACTGACATCTTTTATGTTGCTAAAAAAACAATGAAAGTTGACAAAATTAGAAATTTACTTCTGATAATATTCAAAAAAGTAGATATCGTAAGCATATTAAAAAGTGATATAATAAAATCATTAAAAAGTGACTATAAAGACTTAGAGGATGCATTACAAATTACTTGTGCTCTTAAGATACATGCAGATTACTTAATTACTCGTGATAAAGAAATGTATAGTAAAGAAATTAGAATAATAACACCAGAAGAGTTTATAAAAGTATTTTCCTCTTAAAACTCAAAAATAAAAAGAGGCTGTGGCAGTTTTTAAGCAGCCTCTTTAAATTTTACATTTTTTCAAAAAGGAGCGATTCTGCCATGCTTTTAAAAAAAATCTTCAAGTTTGATGCTGCGCACAACCTCACAAAATACCACGGAAAGTGCGAAAAGCTGCACGGGCACACATACAGGCTTGCTGTCACAGTCAAAGGGAAACTGGATGACCAGGACATGGTGATGGACTTTGCACTTTTAAAAGACATTGTCCAAAAAGAGATAATAGCTATTTTAGACCATGCATATCTAAATGACATAATCGAAAATCCAACAGCAGAAAACATTGCAAAGTGGATCTGGCAAAGGCTGTATGATAAAATCAAAGCACAAAACTGTGCTCTTTATGAGATTGAAGTCTGGGAAACAGAAGACAGTGGCGCTATTTACAGGGGTGAAGATGATGATTGATGTTCAGAGCCAGAAGGACTTTCGCGGCATCAGCATTCAAAAAGTTGGGATAAAGGACTTAAACTGGCCAATTGTTGTGATGGACAGGGAAAACAGGACACAGACAACCATTGCAAAGATCACAGCAGCAGCAGAGCTAAAAGGGGATATGAGAGGCACCCATATGTCGCGATTTATTGAAGCAATAGATGAGCTGAATATTGTAGGACCAAAGGAGATAGAAAGACTTCTTGACAGGATAAAGGAAAAACTTGACTCTCAAAAAGCCTATGTTCGCTTTGACTTTCCATATTTTATAAACAAAAGAACACCTGTGACAGGCACGCTCGCACCTTTGAAAGTTGACTGCTATTTTGAAGCTGAAAAAGCTGAAAAGTTTGATTTAAAAGTGGGTGTGATAGTCCCTGTTCATACACTGTGCCCGTGCTCAAAAGAGATTTCTGAGTATGGTGCTCACAACCAGAGAGCGTATGTGACAATTGAGGTTAAAATGAAGCGGTTTATGTGGATTGAAGAGCTTGTTGAGATAGCAGAATCTTCTGCCTCATGCCCGCTGTATTCCATACTGAAAAGACCTGATGAGAAATGGGTCACAGAGCGTGCCTACCAGAACCCCAGGTTTGTTGAAGACCTTTTGCGCGAGGTTGTGGTTAAAATCAGCGCTGATGATCGCATCAAGTGGTACAGGGTTTTTGTTGAGAGCATAGAGAGCATTCATAACCACAATGCATTTGCATATATTGAAGGGGAGAATACAAAATGATACAATTAAAGTAATAAATCGGCTTTTGAAAAAGCGAGGGAAGGTTTTAAAAACCGCATAATTATGAAAAAGATAAAGATATACACAAAAAGGCTGTGGATAAGCATTGCAGTTTTGACATTTGGAATCTTATTTATTATTCTCCTTGTAAAGTGCCTGACAGCAAAAAATGTTCCGCCCCAGCAGGACAATATAAGCTTTGTAAAAGAACTTTTTGGGCTAAAAGCGGCTCATCTTGTTGAAAGTGATATCAGGCTTGAAAAGCTTCCTGATGAGACTTTCATGTACAAGTACCTTTTTGAAGATGAAAAGTCGAAGTATGAAATCTATATGAAAGAGAACCGCTCGGTTGTTTACTTTAAAAAGTATGTGCCGTCAGATGCTGTGAACAGCTTTTCATTCAATGATGTAAAATCAAAAGCATTCAGGCTTCTTTACAGGCTTGCACCGTACACAAAGGGAAATGTTGACCTTTTTGTCACGCAGACAAAAGACAGATACATCTGCAACTTTTACCGTGTTGAAGGGGATAAAAAGGTACTGTCAAATGAGGCAGTGGTTGTTTTCAACAGGGACAATGGGGAGCTTTTGGAATATAGTATAAACTGGTTTTCAAATATAAACTTTCAATCTGGCAGCAGAAAAGGGAATGAAGAGGATAGGATTTTAAAGAGTATAAAGGTTGTGCCTGCAATCAGCAGCGATTCTTTTTTGAAGTACACTACTTTGAACAACATTCTCTCTTTAAAAGACCTTTACTTTGACTATGCAGAAGGCAAGGTCTTTCCGGATATCAATTTAAGCCCGAATAGATTAAACATCAAGGAGTTCAACAGCTATGTTGAGTATGTTAAAAAGAAGGCGTCGGTTGAATATGTCAAACTAAAATTTGGCAAAATTCTGAATATTCTTTCATCCGACCAGAGAAGGCTGGCATTTTCGGCATCTGAATTCAGGGTTGAACCCTCCGGTGGATATTCATACAAAAAAGATGGCTTGTACGGCAGTGTTGAAATATCTGCTGACAGGTTTGGAAATGTACTCAAAATGAAAGCAAACCTGAAGCCATCCGACAATATTAAAAAAATAGAAACAAAGGTTTTGAACGACAGAGCAGAGCAGCTTGTGCAAACCCTGCTGGGAAAGTTTGTCACAGCTAAAATGTATACTTTTGACAGCCAGAAAGAACACACCATCTCATACAGGTTTTATATTGGTGGTGCTCTGGTTATGGCAGGAAAGCTAAATATAACTTTTGACAGGCTCTCGGGGGGAATTACGTCGGTTGACTTTGACCTTGGGATAAGACCGGAGTTCTTGGAAAAGGTAAAAGATGTAAAAGATACAGACGAGTATCTAAAGCTTGTAAAGTCGAGCGGGTTTGAAGAGGTGTATGTATTGACAAAAGACTATGGGAAAGTGTATCTTTTTGAAAAGAGTGTGGATGCGCACCTTGCACTAAAACCCAAATTTGACCTGACATATCTTATGAATGCAGCAAAGTAGAAAAAGGCAGAAAAGGGTGATTTGCTTAAGATGGAGCTTCTTATCAAAAACGCCAGGATTCACACAATGGATAACAAAGGAGTAAGTCAACTACCCACCAGGTTGAGTGGGTGATTGTAAATGGGAAGGTTGTCTACAAAAAATAGACCTGTGAGCTTAAAATTCTAACACAAAAATTTTTGTAAAAAAGGATGTTTTGCTGCGATGAAGGAGCTAATTTCATATTCATACGAAGAAACACTTTCAATTGGCTACAAAATAGGTAAAAACCTTTTTAAAGGTGCAATTGTGACATTGCACGGGGATCTTGGCAGTGGCAAAACGGCAATAGCAAGGGGCATTGCTAAAGCTTTCATGGTAGATGATATCTCAAGCCCAACATTTACCATATTCCACATTTATGAAGGAACAATCCCGGTGTATCACTTTGACATATACAGGGTAGAAGAGGATGAGCTTGAAGATATAGGATATGAGGAGTATTTTTACAGCGGCGAAGGTGTGACTTTGATAGAGTGGGCGGACAGGCTGAAGAGGCTCTACCCTTTGGAGTGCTTGAAGATTACAATTCAGAAGATGGATGAAGATGTTCGAAAAATTATCATAGAGGGCATAGGGGAAGAATACAAAAAGATAGAGGATGTGGTTGAAAAAGATGAAGATTCTGGCGATTGAGACATCGGGAAGAGTTGCAAGCGTCTGCGTACTTGACGAGGGGAAGATTATCTCAGAGATAACTCTCAACACAAAGCTTGTTCACTCTGTTATGTTAATTGACCTTATAGACACAGTCCTTAAAAATGCTTCGATTGATATCTCTGACATAGACCTGTTTGCAGCATCAACAGGTCCCGGTTCATTCACAGGGCTGAGAATTGGTGTTTCAACCATAAAAGGGTTTTGCCTTGCACTCAGCAAACCCTGCGCTGCTGTAAACACTCTGGAAGCGCTTTGCTACAATTTTTATTTGTCATCGGATTTTTTGATGCCGATTTTAGATGCAAAATCCCAGAAGGTGTTTGCAGGGGTTTTCAGATTTGAAAATGGAGAGATTGTGACATATGAGCAGACTTCAATCATGTATATTGAAATGGCAAGAGAAATTGCTGAAAAATACAACCCTGTTCTTCTTGGTGAGGGGCTGGATGTGTATGACTTTTCACCTTTTAGAATTGCACCAAAGTTTTTGCAGTATCAAAAAGCTTCAAATGTGGCTATTTTAGCAAAAAGGCTTGCAGAAAAAGGAAAGATACTTTCTCACTTTGATCTTGTTCCGCTGTACTTAAAAAAATCCTATGCAGAAGGGAAATGAAATGACCTTAAAAGGTATTGTAAGGCGCATGACAGAAGAGGATATTGACAGTGTTTATGAGATAGAAAAGCTTTCTTTTTCTGTGCCGTGGAGCAGAGAAAGTTTCTTGGCAGAGATGGAGAACGAAAATGCCATCTATTTTGTCTACGAAGAGGACTCAAAAGTGTGGGGCTTTGCGGGGATGTACCACATAATAGATGAGGGGCATATAACAAACATCGCAGTGCATCCACAAAAGCGAAAACAGGGCATTGGCAGAGCGCTTCTTTCTGCCCTGCTTTGCTATGCAAAGGAAAACGGCATGGTTGCCCTCACACTTGAAGTGAGAAGCAAAAACATCCCTGCAATCTCGCTTTACAAAAGATTTGGATTTGAAGAAGCAGGGCTTCGCAAAAACTACTATACAAATCCACCCGATGATGCCATCATAATGTGGCTTTATATTAAAGATAATTAGAATCTACCAAGAAGGCTCACTCCCGTTCTGTATATCAAATTGGCAAAAGTTGTTGTGTCTTTTTCTTTGTATATGGTCATCTCTTTTTTCATTTTATCTAAAGCATAGTAAGAAGACTCCATCTTCTACAAGATGGAGATGAATTGCTAAAAATGTGGTAAAATATTTCTGGGTGATGTTAAATGTACAAAACACAAAAAAATCATATAAGATGTGATAAGAAAACATACAAACTTTTGCGAAAGCTCTGTCACTTTTCAAAAAACCTGTACAACTATGCCCTGTATCATATAAGACAGCACTATTTTCAAACCCATGAACACCTGCGATATGAAAGTGTATATCACATTGCAAAAGGCAACGAAAACTACAGACTTTTGCCATCACAGGTTGCCCAGCAGACACTTATTTCGGTGGATGAATCTTTTAAATCTTTTTTGAACCTTTTGAAAGCCAAAAAAGAAGGAAAGATAAAATAGAGAGTTTTAATGCCAAAGTATCTGCCCAAGGAAGGAATGTATCAGATAGTTTTCCCAAAAGACCAGTTAAAAGTAGAAGACAGAAAAGTGAGACTTAGTCTTGGCAGAAGTTTTTCAAAGGAATTTGGGGTAAGATACTTATATTTTGATTTGCCAAAAAACATTGCAGGCAAAAAGATTAAGGAAGTCAGGATAATCTCGAGATACCATGGGAAATGGTTTGAGATTGAGTATGTGTATGAGGAAAAAGAGCAGGATTGTAAGCTTGACAGAAGCAGGATTTTGGCAATAGACCTTGGTTTAAACAACTTTGCAGCGCTTACGGATACCATTGGGACTGCCTTTTTGATAGAGGGCAGGTTTTTGAAATCAGTCAACCGATGGTACAACAAGGAAAAAGCAAGACTGCAGAGTGTATACTCCAAACAGGGAATCAAATATGGTTCAAAACTTGCTCAAGTTTCTTTAAAAAGACAGCATATAGTTGATAACTTTTTAAATCAGGCTGTAAACGTTGTAGTTAAGCACTGTCTGGAAAATAAAATAGGAGTAGTTGTTGTGGGTAATATGAAAGAGATAAAGAAGGAGATAGAACTGGGGAAGGTGAACAATCAGAACTTTGTGGGAATCCCATACAAGAGGTTTAAGGGAAAATTAGAAGCAAAGTGCAGGTTATATGGTA
The Caldicellulosiruptor morganii DNA segment above includes these coding regions:
- the tsaE gene encoding tRNA (adenosine(37)-N6)-threonylcarbamoyltransferase complex ATPase subunit type 1 TsaE gives rise to the protein MKELISYSYEETLSIGYKIGKNLFKGAIVTLHGDLGSGKTAIARGIAKAFMVDDISSPTFTIFHIYEGTIPVYHFDIYRVEEDELEDIGYEEYFYSGEGVTLIEWADRLKRLYPLECLKITIQKMDEDVRKIIIEGIGEEYKKIEDVVEKDEDSGD
- the folE2 gene encoding GTP cyclohydrolase FolE2, translating into MIDVQSQKDFRGISIQKVGIKDLNWPIVVMDRENRTQTTIAKITAAAELKGDMRGTHMSRFIEAIDELNIVGPKEIERLLDRIKEKLDSQKAYVRFDFPYFINKRTPVTGTLAPLKVDCYFEAEKAEKFDLKVGVIVPVHTLCPCSKEISEYGAHNQRAYVTIEVKMKRFMWIEELVEIAESSASCPLYSILKRPDEKWVTERAYQNPRFVEDLLREVVVKISADDRIKWYRVFVESIESIHNHNAFAYIEGENTK
- a CDS encoding Ig-like domain-containing protein encodes the protein MAAFAGIAANTQAYEQAAQVLKQKGVMTGDTKGNLNLDRPLKRSEIAKMMIILLGKKPLADFYANQKKSSFKDVASSHWALGYIEACRNIGLITGYPDGTFKPDQYLKMEELTAIVIRSLGIKENELKGKYPLNYIRKAYDLGIYSGIEAEIETGKLATRGQTAVILYNAFLNQSLKEAKPVSIEAIDSTTVKITFDRELKTLDRSSFAFDSGLSVLDVRFADSTKKVVEIKTATQQEGKEYTFIYKGQTTALKFTSKVIPFGLSEDIKAENLKKIDIKFTKAISQSQIDSLPIKVYVNDKEDSTAKFAVSQDFRTVSIVFQNKLNQGDRVRIVISNLMSETGQSFSVTKEVSCMDTIQPKVVDFKVINSKKFKVIFNEPVDSSSNGSFKVCDIASAGATIKVDGNYLYAKVTPKYEENAIEIENYTPLSDGSHTIEISDAKDFAGYKMVYYTTTFTTTLDRTAPKHVALNLLANNRLQLVFDEEIRTIDGSTPTGEYEVYQASDSTNHAIGAKITLLSDGKTVDIALNPALKLDVRALVSFEVRYRNVEDLLGNKTTEWTIVSSKASDDTTKPSVKSVEVLDGNIVKVTFSENVNAKDRVSSFKLLSSDGQTILDQVAKSVSQLKENDYSTYLVEFSSLEKVNGGSYILKISGIADVSVRENVMDDAALSFDAKDTLPPTITAAIAKYDSASDNDKIDIFFSETMDVEKLKNLSNYFIGNGTATIPISSIRGAKVDYISPSANRVTIIVPGADDRTPGKWSSAGGVVDRLAAPTLTDTAGNFLANATIAMPYLILANFKGVSPQDIEVLAIDKNTIQIKALNDYIFASFDPASIMFRNAQSTTSLNGNPDNDKIISLGIVSYVISPDKKMVTLKTAVSLTSDARADTNDTGQEPEELKIYTTGSGIKDQFDQVLTIPPTLDVNFYPNIKLKDRISSQQLSISAGTGQNSDTIVVAFDEPIMALPGINSTILAAGIELKDGSITLLPDTDYTAYTQNGVLYIKVKKPGIVDRSISVEIKRPDLIVDLNGNPAAASKAQVVDHVTERVAPDVSAEFSTTDTRKVKLTFSEPMDPATLTSQNFSCVAGGSITGFTKSPDNRVVEITFTNPLPQGSIVNISPNVRDLAGNSVLTQAVKK
- a CDS encoding PIN domain-containing protein, which gives rise to MIKVVIDTNVVLDWILGREPFKDTAEKMFEIITLREDIKAYVTANSVTDIFYVAKKTMKVDKIRNLLLIIFKKVDIVSILKSDIIKSLKSDYKDLEDALQITCALKIHADYLITRDKEMYSKEIRIITPEEFIKVFSS
- the queD gene encoding 6-carboxytetrahydropterin synthase QueD, which gives rise to MLLKKIFKFDAAHNLTKYHGKCEKLHGHTYRLAVTVKGKLDDQDMVMDFALLKDIVQKEIIAILDHAYLNDIIENPTAENIAKWIWQRLYDKIKAQNCALYEIEVWETEDSGAIYRGEDDD
- a CDS encoding Uma2 family endonuclease translates to METSFPNKYEYYTYEEFLTLQKEETRFKIEYDNGFIFSMAPAHPNHDRVKNKIAMAFINHLGFGGMCEVFTSDVAVVFENQNEIYEFQPDVMICCNTKLFHGPKYRGIPRLVVEILSYSTEHRDRTIKLSVYEKFQVPEYWIVDISNECIEVYGNNINGRYCSINKYRKGMRIKVFDNLILDVDEIFCVIR
- a CDS encoding HD domain-containing protein, with the protein product MSANEIYEFRDPVHGFIQVNDLELKIIDSYPFQRLRNIKQLAFSHYVYHGAEHSRFGHSLGVMHLVTKAFRTVVEKTNIFDIPRKEWYTQILRLIALIHDIGHAPFSHATEELFPDDLKHEDYSCMIATQTEIKDYIYEIGERLKKLYGEDYDITPELICSIYKGENIENPDFMFLRKFMDSELDCDKMDYLLRDSLYCGVSYGKFDLERLINTLTIWKNDEGILHLAVEKGGMHAFEEFVLARYFMFTQVYFHKTRRFLDNMLFSFLKSTLKEGKYPRDINEFLQYDDVTISKLIREKSKENECAERLLKRKIMSCIYETPPHANKDQESIYNIVKNELKQKVGEENLLFDSADKMIHQIPVKYELDSEKAIPIIDEKNREVMSISIASEVIKKMTEPINIKRIYVTEDKRKEAEKIVNGIFNKMKH